In Streptomyces thermolilacinus SPC6, a single genomic region encodes these proteins:
- a CDS encoding SCO1860 family LAETG-anchored protein, translating to MNSTTVRTTAVMLAATAALATGAAPAVHAAPASAPAAGVPAAPAARPAAAPRTPTAHAAVLRTGLDVSLLDGGVRLPVNAVLNEVRAPATADRTALSVRLDGVDQGRPVQLLRADVASAKATADAARAEGSVKLAKARVHLPGLPLLSVVEADQVSARAVCPADAPPTAEANLLGSVTVLGERVTLTPGERSTVAVPGVGEVVLDLSRRTTTSTTATATALELKVAVNPLNLNVAKVSGTVTLAEAGCSAPGSATASPAPSAPATSPAAPAPDPSTAAPDPSPAGGTTPRTPDANLAETGGDSRTPYLAGGAAALLVAGAVALKLARGSRA from the coding sequence GTGAACAGCACCACCGTCCGCACCACCGCCGTCATGCTCGCCGCGACCGCCGCCCTCGCCACCGGGGCGGCGCCGGCCGTGCACGCCGCGCCCGCCTCCGCGCCCGCCGCCGGAGTGCCCGCCGCCCCGGCCGCGCGGCCCGCCGCCGCGCCCCGGACGCCGACCGCCCACGCCGCCGTCCTGCGGACCGGCCTGGACGTATCCCTCCTCGACGGCGGCGTCCGCCTCCCCGTGAACGCCGTCCTCAACGAGGTGCGGGCCCCCGCGACGGCCGACAGGACCGCCCTGAGCGTCCGGCTCGACGGCGTGGACCAGGGCAGGCCCGTCCAGCTCCTGCGCGCCGACGTGGCCTCGGCGAAGGCCACCGCCGACGCGGCCCGCGCGGAGGGCTCCGTGAAGCTCGCCAAGGCCCGTGTGCACCTGCCCGGCCTGCCCTTGCTGTCCGTCGTCGAGGCGGACCAGGTCTCCGCCCGCGCGGTCTGCCCGGCCGACGCCCCGCCGACCGCCGAGGCGAACCTGCTCGGCAGCGTGACCGTCCTCGGCGAGCGCGTCACGCTCACCCCGGGCGAGCGCAGCACGGTCGCCGTGCCCGGCGTCGGCGAGGTCGTCCTCGACCTGTCGCGGCGCACCACCACGTCCACGACCGCCACCGCGACGGCCCTCGAACTGAAGGTCGCGGTGAACCCGCTGAACCTGAACGTCGCCAAGGTCTCAGGTACGGTCACCCTCGCCGAGGCGGGCTGCTCGGCGCCCGGGTCCGCCACGGCGTCCCCGGCACCCTCCGCCCCCGCCACGTCCCCGGCGGCCCCCGCCCCGGATCCGTCCACGGCCGCCCCGGACCCGTCCCCGGCCGGGGGGACGACCCCGCGCACCCCCGACGCGAACCTGGCCGAGACGGGCGGCGACTCCCGCACCCCGTACCTGGCGGGCGGGGCGGCGGCCCTCCTCGTCGCGGGAGCGGTCGCCCTGAAGCTCGCCCGCGGGTCCCGCGCGTGA
- a CDS encoding cobyrinate a,c-diamide synthase, translated as MVARLVIAAPSSGAGKTTVATGLMAAFAGRGLAVSPHKVGPDYIDPGYHALATGRPGRNLDAFMCGTDLVEPLFAHGARGCDLAVVEGVMGLYDGAADQGELASTAQVAKLLRAPVVLVVDASSQSRSVAALVHGFASWDPEVRIGGVILNKVATDRHEHLLREALGESGVPVLGVLRRAPAVSTPSRHLGLVPVAERRAEAVDAVRAQAEQVREGCDLDALLALARSAPPLRAGAWSAEAALADASSGAVAGASGAGGPGAGASGAGRSGASGLGRLGAGAGERPVVAVAGGAAFTFSYAEHAELLAAAGADVAAFDPLRDEKLPEGTRGLVIGGGFPEVYAPELSANEALRDAVAALARSGAPVAAECAGLLYLARSLDGKPMCGVLDADARMSERLTLGYRDAVAVSDSPVSAAGTRLRGHEFHRTVIDPGAGTNPAWGLRQPERRVEGFVVGGVHASYVHTHWAALPGVARRFVEHCRP; from the coding sequence GTGGTAGCACGTCTCGTCATCGCCGCGCCGTCGTCCGGCGCGGGCAAGACCACGGTCGCGACCGGTCTGATGGCCGCGTTCGCGGGCCGTGGTCTCGCGGTGTCGCCGCACAAGGTCGGCCCCGACTACATCGATCCGGGGTACCACGCGCTGGCGACGGGCCGCCCGGGCCGCAACCTCGACGCGTTCATGTGCGGTACGGACCTGGTGGAGCCGCTGTTCGCGCACGGCGCGCGGGGCTGCGACCTGGCCGTGGTCGAGGGCGTGATGGGGCTGTACGACGGCGCCGCCGACCAGGGCGAGCTGGCGTCCACGGCACAGGTGGCGAAGCTGCTGCGGGCGCCGGTGGTGCTGGTCGTGGACGCGTCGTCCCAGTCCCGGTCGGTGGCGGCGCTGGTGCACGGGTTCGCGTCCTGGGACCCGGAGGTGCGGATCGGCGGGGTGATCCTCAACAAGGTCGCCACGGACCGGCACGAGCACCTGCTGCGGGAGGCGCTGGGCGAGTCGGGCGTGCCCGTGCTGGGCGTGCTGCGGCGGGCCCCAGCCGTGTCCACGCCGTCGCGGCACCTGGGCCTGGTCCCGGTCGCCGAGCGGCGGGCGGAGGCCGTGGACGCCGTACGGGCGCAGGCGGAGCAGGTGCGGGAGGGCTGCGACCTGGACGCGCTGCTGGCGCTGGCCCGTTCGGCGCCGCCGCTGCGCGCCGGGGCGTGGTCGGCGGAGGCGGCGCTGGCGGATGCTTCCTCCGGGGCCGTGGCCGGGGCTTCCGGTGCCGGGGGGCCGGGGGCCGGTGCTTCCGGGGCCGGGCGATCCGGTGCTTCCGGTCTCGGGCGGCTGGGTGCCGGGGCCGGGGAGCGGCCGGTGGTGGCGGTGGCCGGCGGTGCGGCGTTCACGTTCTCGTACGCCGAGCACGCCGAGCTGCTGGCGGCGGCGGGCGCCGACGTGGCGGCGTTCGACCCGCTGCGGGACGAGAAGCTGCCCGAGGGCACGCGCGGGCTCGTCATCGGCGGCGGCTTCCCCGAGGTGTACGCGCCCGAGCTGTCGGCCAACGAGGCGCTGCGGGACGCGGTGGCCGCGCTGGCGCGATCGGGCGCCCCCGTCGCGGCGGAGTGCGCGGGCCTGCTGTACCTGGCGCGGTCGCTGGACGGCAAGCCGATGTGCGGCGTGCTGGACGCGGACGCGCGGATGTCGGAGCGGCTGACGCTGGGCTACCGGGACGCGGTCGCGGTGAGCGACAGCCCCGTCTCGGCTGCCGGGACGCGGCTGCGGGGCCACGAGTTCCACCGTACGGTGATCGACCCCGGCGCCGGGACGAACCCGGCGTGGGGGCTGCGGCAGCCGGAGCGGCGCGTGGAGGGCTTCGTCGTGGGCGGGGTGCACGCCAGTTACGTGCACACGCACTGGGCGGCGCTGCCCGGGGTAGCGCGGCGGTTCGTGGAGCACTGCCGGCCGTGA
- the cobC gene encoding Rv2231c family pyridoxal phosphate-dependent protein CobC, with product MYTHTDSDRPFPGPRDADAYDLRHHGDVEVRDEKLTDLAVNVRTNTPPEWLRERLVESLSGLAAYPDGRAARAAVAERHGLPARRVLLTAGAAEAFVLLARALPVRRPVVVHPQFTEPEAALRDAGHQVRRVLLREEDGFRLDPARVPEDADLVVIGNPTNPTSVLHPAETVTALARPGRTLVVDEAFMDAVPGEREALAGRTDVPGLVVLRSLTKTWGLAGLRIGYVLAAPDTVAALERTQPLWPVSTPALVAAEACVSREALAEAEEAARRVAVERAHLLAGLAEFDEVRPVEAAEGPFVLIRVEGADVVRERLRSLGFAARRGDTFPGLGPQWLRLAVRDRATTNRFLQALDQALVMAGCSRPGQS from the coding sequence ATGTATACCCACACAGACAGCGACAGACCGTTCCCCGGCCCCCGCGACGCGGACGCTTACGACCTGCGGCACCACGGCGATGTGGAGGTCCGCGACGAGAAGCTGACCGACCTCGCGGTCAACGTCCGTACGAACACCCCGCCCGAGTGGCTGCGGGAGCGCCTCGTGGAGTCCCTCTCGGGGCTCGCCGCGTACCCGGACGGGCGGGCCGCGCGGGCGGCGGTCGCCGAGCGGCACGGGCTGCCTGCGCGGCGGGTGCTGCTGACGGCGGGCGCGGCGGAGGCGTTCGTCCTGCTGGCGCGGGCGCTGCCGGTGCGGCGGCCGGTCGTGGTGCACCCGCAGTTCACGGAGCCGGAGGCGGCGCTGCGGGACGCGGGGCACCAGGTGCGGCGGGTGCTGCTGCGCGAGGAGGACGGCTTCCGGCTGGACCCCGCGCGGGTGCCCGAGGACGCCGACCTGGTGGTGATCGGCAACCCGACGAACCCCACATCCGTACTGCACCCGGCGGAGACCGTCACGGCGCTGGCGCGGCCGGGGCGGACCCTGGTGGTGGACGAGGCGTTCATGGACGCCGTGCCGGGCGAGCGGGAGGCGCTGGCGGGGCGTACGGACGTGCCGGGGCTCGTGGTGCTGCGGAGCCTGACGAAGACCTGGGGGCTCGCGGGGCTGCGGATCGGGTACGTGCTGGCCGCGCCGGACACGGTCGCCGCGCTGGAGCGGACGCAGCCGCTGTGGCCGGTGTCCACGCCCGCGCTGGTGGCGGCCGAGGCGTGCGTGTCGCGCGAGGCGCTGGCGGAGGCCGAGGAGGCGGCGCGGCGGGTGGCCGTGGAGCGGGCCCATCTGCTGGCCGGGCTCGCGGAGTTCGACGAGGTGCGCCCCGTGGAGGCCGCCGAGGGGCCGTTCGTCCTGATCCGGGTGGAGGGCGCGGACGTCGTACGGGAGCGGCTGCGGTCGCTGGGGTTCGCGGCGCGGCGCGGTGACACGTTCCCGGGGCTGGGGCCGCAGTGGCTGCGCCTGGCCGTGCGGGACCGGGCCACGACGAATCGGTTCCTCCAGGCCCTGGACCAGGCCCTGGTGATGGCGGGCTGCTCCCGGCCGGGTCAGTCGTAG
- a CDS encoding cobalamin biosynthesis protein, with amino-acid sequence MSLVVGVGARRGVTAREVCDLVAEVLREAGRGPEEVVALATVAAKAGEPGLVEAAARLGVPLRAHPADALARVRVPHPSGAALAAAGTASVAEAAALLEAAALASVARGGEASAAGAREVTAEAAEAGVPAEADGSAEAGGSGEAGGAAEAGVPAEVVAPAEVVAPAEAGGSAEAVALVDGGALGGRFGLTGGELLVPKRKPASGAARVTCAVAVAYGDGRLPSEAPGYHRGDAVFELRAPCRTADPRAGYPVRPPNATRWAADAVGPP; translated from the coding sequence GTGAGCCTGGTGGTCGGGGTCGGCGCCCGGCGCGGGGTGACCGCGCGTGAGGTGTGCGACCTGGTCGCGGAGGTGCTGCGGGAGGCGGGCCGGGGCCCGGAGGAGGTGGTGGCGCTGGCGACGGTGGCGGCGAAGGCCGGTGAGCCGGGTCTCGTGGAGGCCGCGGCCCGCCTCGGTGTCCCCCTGCGCGCCCACCCGGCGGACGCGCTGGCCCGCGTCCGGGTCCCCCACCCGTCGGGCGCGGCGCTGGCGGCGGCCGGTACGGCGTCGGTCGCGGAGGCGGCGGCGCTGCTGGAGGCCGCGGCCCTGGCCTCGGTGGCGCGCGGGGGCGAGGCGAGTGCGGCTGGCGCCCGGGAGGTCACGGCCGAGGCCGCGGAGGCGGGTGTTCCGGCGGAGGCTGACGGGTCGGCGGAGGCCGGTGGGTCGGGGGAGGCTGGTGGGGCCGCGGAGGCCGGTGTTCCCGCGGAGGTGGTGGCTCCGGCGGAGGTGGTGGCTCCGGCGGAAGCCGGCGGGTCGGCGGAAGCCGTGGCCCTGGTGGACGGTGGCGCGCTCGGCGGACGGTTCGGGCTGACGGGGGGTGAACTCCTCGTGCCGAAGCGGAAGCCCGCCTCCGGAGCGGCGCGTGTGACGTGCGCGGTGGCGGTGGCGTACGGGGACGGGAGGTTGCCTTCCGAGGCCCCGGGGTACCACCGTGGAGACGCGGTGTTCGAGTTACGGGCGCCGTGTCGAACCGCTGATCCCCGCGCCGGATACCCCGTCCGGCCACCGAACGCCACACGGTGGGCCGCCGACGCCGTCGGCCCGCCGTGA
- a CDS encoding amidohydrolase family protein — protein MSDRMVVLHVKGRVLVGPEDVRDELWVVDGKVTYTEPAGPLAADVRTVTGWALPGLVDAHCHVGIDAHGAVDEATSEKQALTDRDAGALLLRDAGSAADTRWIDDRDDLPKIIRAGRHIARTRRYIRNYAHEIEPADLVAYVAREARRGDGWVKLVGDWIDRDAGDLTACWPRAEVEAAIAEAHRLGARVTAHCFAEESLRDLVEAGIDCVEHATGLTEDTIPLFAERGVAIVPTLVNIATFPKLAAGGEAKFPRWADHMRRLHERRYDTVRAAYDAGIPVFVGTDAGGSLPHGLVAAEVAELVKAGISPLAALSATTWGARAWLGRPALEEGAPADLVVYDEDPRADVRVLAAPRRVIVNGRVVV, from the coding sequence ATGAGCGATCGCATGGTGGTACTGCATGTGAAGGGGCGGGTGCTCGTCGGCCCGGAGGACGTACGCGACGAACTGTGGGTCGTGGACGGCAAGGTCACCTACACCGAGCCGGCCGGCCCCCTCGCGGCCGACGTCCGCACGGTGACCGGCTGGGCGCTGCCCGGTCTGGTGGACGCGCACTGCCATGTCGGCATCGACGCGCACGGCGCCGTGGACGAGGCGACCAGCGAGAAGCAGGCCCTGACCGACCGCGACGCGGGCGCGCTGCTGCTGCGCGACGCCGGGTCGGCGGCCGACACGCGGTGGATCGACGACCGCGACGACCTGCCGAAGATCATCCGCGCGGGGCGGCACATCGCCCGCACCCGCCGCTACATCCGCAACTACGCGCACGAGATCGAGCCCGCCGACCTCGTCGCCTACGTGGCGCGGGAGGCGCGGCGGGGCGACGGCTGGGTGAAGCTCGTCGGCGACTGGATCGACCGGGACGCGGGCGACCTGACCGCCTGCTGGCCGCGCGCCGAGGTCGAGGCGGCCATCGCGGAGGCCCACCGGCTCGGCGCCCGCGTCACCGCGCACTGCTTCGCCGAGGAGTCGCTGCGCGACCTGGTGGAGGCGGGCATCGACTGCGTGGAGCACGCCACGGGGCTGACGGAGGACACGATCCCGCTGTTCGCGGAGCGCGGTGTGGCGATCGTGCCGACGCTCGTGAACATCGCGACGTTCCCGAAGCTCGCCGCCGGGGGAGAGGCGAAGTTCCCGCGCTGGGCCGACCACATGCGGCGGCTGCACGAGCGGCGGTACGACACGGTCCGCGCCGCGTACGACGCGGGCATCCCCGTCTTCGTCGGCACCGACGCGGGCGGTTCCCTCCCGCACGGCCTGGTCGCGGCCGAGGTGGCCGAGCTGGTCAAGGCGGGCATATCGCCGCTGGCCGCGCTGTCGGCGACGACCTGGGGCGCCCGCGCCTGGCTGGGGCGCCCCGCCCTGGAGGAGGGCGCCCCGGCGGACCTGGTCGTCTACGACGAGGACCCGCGCGCCGACGTCCGCGTCCTGGCGGCGCCCCGGCGGGTGATCGTCAACGGCCGCGTGGTCGTCTGA
- a CDS encoding GNAT family N-acetyltransferase encodes MTPDTAQDPGAASRPAVYEQVVDGFGTVRVVPLDPDADAPLLHSWVSEDRARFWGMRDASVEDVRDIYAHLDSLTTHHAYLVLRDGVPAALFQTYDPEADRVSECYEARPGDIGVHLLLAPAAVPEPGFTGHLLRALVAYCLSTHERIVVEPDAANEKAVALLARSGFELGPEVVLPEIVLPDVHLVEKRARLAFRSRR; translated from the coding sequence ATGACCCCCGACACCGCCCAGGACCCCGGCGCCGCGTCCCGCCCCGCCGTGTACGAGCAGGTCGTGGACGGCTTCGGCACCGTCCGCGTCGTCCCGCTCGACCCGGACGCGGACGCTCCGCTGCTGCACTCCTGGGTGAGCGAGGACCGCGCCCGCTTCTGGGGCATGCGGGACGCGAGCGTGGAGGACGTACGGGACATCTACGCCCACCTGGACTCGCTGACCACGCACCACGCGTACCTGGTGCTGCGCGACGGCGTGCCGGCCGCGCTGTTCCAGACGTACGACCCGGAGGCCGACCGGGTGTCCGAGTGCTACGAGGCGCGGCCCGGCGACATCGGCGTGCACCTGCTGCTGGCGCCCGCCGCCGTGCCCGAGCCCGGCTTCACCGGCCACCTGCTCCGGGCGCTCGTCGCGTACTGCCTGAGCACCCACGAGCGGATCGTGGTGGAGCCGGACGCGGCGAACGAGAAGGCCGTCGCGCTGCTGGCGCGCAGCGGCTTCGAGCTGGGCCCGGAGGTGGTCCTCCCTGAGATCGTGCTCCCGGATGTCCACCTGGTGGAGAAGCGGGCGCGGCTGGCGTTCCGCTCCCGCCGCTGA
- a CDS encoding penicillin acylase family protein: MSIEVYRDPWGIPHLRADDPRELAYAQGQVTARDRAWQLEVERHRAQGTTAAFLGADAVEWDVFARRVRLADTARRCLDRLDADTRAWVTAYTDGVNAGLDEGARRSREFADAGLKPGVWEPWVPLGVWLSTHILFAGFPTKLWREHVARTLGDDAAELFATDGPGTSGSNGWLVTADRTATGAALIAGDPHRFIEAPGVYQQIRLACPEYDVVGLAVPGVPGLAHFGHTGTAAWAITNAMADYQDVYRERLRRRADDAPEALGPDGWRPARAHTETIEVKGSDPVAVEVVETERGPVIVPDDGEGGALSLRYPPRVTGELGFAALPALLAARTVADVDRAFDRWVEPVNVVQAADTEGGTLHRVAGHVPVRPRDNMLRVVPAWEPAHGWRGRQEPLPRAPVDGIAVMANARGLAAPLGVEFAPPHRTDRIARLLEASKEWTAPDMAAVHTDTRLASARPLLALASRLDGLSADAAALRDRLLCWNRRMAADSVDAALYAAVRAGVVRRVAAHPVFAPLARVPAYPALFAPWMALVPRVAYALETLLTSGPVPPADRADAVRAALEEVAAAPPAEPWGATHRLAPWAALPDGDDDPWPGLDGDHDCVLSTSSVPGVTDLSARGPAARYVWDLARREDSLWIVPLGASGVPGDPHRRDQLPLWLRGELAPVITDWNRLDKEHPA; this comes from the coding sequence GTGAGCATCGAGGTCTACCGGGACCCCTGGGGCATCCCGCATCTGCGCGCCGACGATCCGCGCGAACTCGCCTACGCGCAGGGGCAGGTCACGGCCCGCGACCGGGCGTGGCAGCTGGAGGTCGAACGGCACCGCGCCCAGGGCACGACGGCCGCGTTCCTCGGAGCGGACGCCGTCGAGTGGGACGTCTTCGCCCGGCGCGTACGGCTCGCCGACACCGCCCGGCGCTGCCTCGACCGGCTGGACGCCGACACCCGCGCCTGGGTCACGGCGTACACGGACGGGGTCAACGCGGGCCTGGACGAAGGCGCCCGCCGCAGCCGGGAGTTCGCCGACGCGGGTCTGAAGCCGGGCGTCTGGGAGCCGTGGGTGCCGCTCGGGGTCTGGCTCTCGACGCACATCCTCTTCGCCGGTTTCCCGACCAAGCTGTGGCGCGAGCACGTCGCCCGGACGCTCGGCGACGACGCGGCCGAGCTGTTCGCGACCGACGGCCCCGGCACCTCCGGCAGCAACGGCTGGCTCGTCACCGCCGACCGGACCGCCACCGGCGCCGCGCTGATCGCGGGCGACCCGCACCGGTTCATCGAGGCGCCCGGCGTGTACCAGCAGATACGTCTCGCCTGCCCCGAGTACGACGTGGTGGGCCTCGCCGTGCCCGGCGTCCCGGGCCTGGCGCACTTCGGCCACACCGGCACGGCCGCCTGGGCCATCACCAACGCCATGGCCGACTACCAGGACGTCTACCGCGAGCGGCTGCGCCGCCGCGCCGACGACGCCCCCGAGGCGCTCGGCCCCGACGGGTGGCGGCCCGCCCGCGCCCACACCGAGACGATCGAGGTCAAGGGCTCGGACCCGGTCGCCGTCGAGGTCGTGGAGACCGAGCGCGGCCCGGTCATCGTCCCCGACGACGGCGAGGGCGGCGCGCTCAGCCTGCGCTACCCGCCGCGCGTCACGGGCGAGCTGGGCTTCGCGGCGCTGCCCGCGCTGCTCGCCGCGCGGACCGTCGCCGACGTGGACCGGGCGTTCGACCGCTGGGTCGAGCCCGTGAACGTGGTGCAGGCCGCCGACACCGAGGGCGGCACCCTCCACCGCGTCGCCGGGCACGTCCCCGTACGGCCCCGGGACAACATGCTGCGGGTGGTCCCCGCGTGGGAGCCCGCGCACGGGTGGCGGGGGCGGCAGGAGCCGCTGCCGCGCGCCCCGGTCGACGGCATCGCGGTCATGGCGAACGCGCGGGGCCTCGCGGCGCCGCTGGGCGTCGAGTTCGCGCCGCCGCACCGCACCGACCGGATCGCCCGCCTGCTGGAGGCGTCGAAGGAGTGGACGGCGCCGGACATGGCGGCCGTGCACACCGACACGCGGCTCGCCTCGGCGCGCCCGCTGCTCGCCCTCGCGTCCCGCCTCGACGGCCTGTCGGCGGACGCCGCCGCCCTGCGCGACCGGCTGCTGTGCTGGAACCGGCGCATGGCCGCCGACAGCGTGGACGCCGCGCTGTACGCGGCCGTGCGGGCCGGGGTCGTACGCCGGGTGGCCGCGCACCCGGTGTTCGCGCCGCTCGCGCGGGTCCCGGCGTACCCGGCGCTGTTCGCCCCCTGGATGGCGCTGGTCCCGCGCGTCGCGTACGCCCTGGAGACCCTGCTGACCTCCGGCCCCGTGCCACCCGCCGACCGGGCCGACGCCGTGCGGGCCGCGCTGGAGGAGGTCGCCGCCGCGCCGCCCGCCGAACCGTGGGGCGCCACGCACCGGCTCGCCCCCTGGGCGGCGCTGCCCGACGGGGACGACGACCCGTGGCCCGGCCTGGACGGCGACCACGACTGCGTGCTGTCCACGTCCAGCGTGCCCGGCGTCACCGACCTCAGCGCGCGCGGTCCCGCCGCCCGCTACGTGTGGGACCTGGCGCGCCGCGAGGACAGCCTGTGGATCGTGCCGCTGGGCGCGTCGGGCGTGCCAGGCGACCCGCACCGGCGCGACCAGCTGCCGCTGTGGCTACGCGGCGAACTCGCCCCCGTGATCACCGACTGGAACCGGCTCGACAAGGAGCACCCCGCATGA
- the cobO gene encoding cob(I)yrinic acid a,c-diamide adenosyltransferase, protein MPQGQPTVVPDDGLTTRQRRNRPLVMVHTGVGKGKSTAAFGMALRAWNQGWPVGVFQFVKSAKWKVGEENALKALGETGKGGPVTWHKMGEGWSWIQREPAEGELSHEEKARQGWEQVKRDLAAETYRFYVLDEFAYLLHWGWIDTAEVIEVLRDRPGQQHVVITGRNAPQELMDFADLVTDMSKVKHPMDAGQKGQRGIEW, encoded by the coding sequence GTGCCGCAGGGACAGCCGACCGTCGTTCCGGACGACGGTCTCACGACCCGCCAGCGCCGCAACCGCCCGCTGGTGATGGTCCACACGGGCGTGGGCAAGGGCAAGTCGACCGCCGCCTTCGGGATGGCGCTGCGCGCCTGGAACCAGGGCTGGCCGGTCGGGGTGTTCCAGTTCGTCAAGTCGGCGAAGTGGAAGGTCGGCGAGGAGAACGCCCTCAAGGCGCTCGGCGAGACCGGCAAGGGCGGCCCCGTCACCTGGCACAAGATGGGCGAGGGCTGGTCGTGGATCCAGCGCGAGCCCGCCGAGGGCGAGCTGTCGCACGAGGAGAAGGCCCGGCAGGGCTGGGAGCAGGTCAAGCGGGACCTGGCGGCGGAGACGTACCGCTTCTACGTGCTGGACGAGTTCGCCTATCTGCTGCACTGGGGCTGGATCGACACGGCCGAGGTGATCGAGGTGCTGCGCGACCGGCCCGGACAGCAGCATGTCGTCATCACCGGCCGCAACGCCCCGCAGGAGCTGATGGACTTCGCGGACCTGGTCACCGACATGTCCAAGGTGAAGCACCCGATGGACGCCGGTCAGAAGGGCCAGCGGGGCATCGAGTGGTAG